One stretch of Streptomyces sp. A2-16 DNA includes these proteins:
- a CDS encoding urease accessory UreF family protein, protein MSRAALLVLADGRFPAGGHAHSGGAEAAVKAGRITDAASLETFCRGRLHTAGLLSAALAAAAVLGVDPRQLDEAADARTPSPALRSAARKLGRQLTRAARATWPSAELDAVARGFPKGAHQPVVLGLAARAAGLEAVDAAYCAAYESVSGPASATVRLLSLDPFDATAVLARLAPESDRVASQAVEAARRVLAEGTDALPSASAPLLEIGAEAHAAWPVRLFAS, encoded by the coding sequence ATGTCCAGGGCAGCACTCCTCGTCCTGGCCGACGGCCGCTTTCCCGCCGGAGGGCACGCGCACTCCGGCGGGGCGGAGGCGGCGGTCAAGGCGGGCCGGATCACGGACGCGGCGAGTCTGGAGACGTTCTGCCGGGGGCGCCTGCACACGGCGGGCCTGTTGTCGGCGGCGCTCGCAGCGGCAGCCGTACTCGGCGTGGATCCACGGCAGTTGGACGAGGCGGCGGACGCGCGCACCCCGTCCCCCGCCCTGCGGTCCGCCGCCAGGAAACTGGGCCGCCAGCTGACGCGGGCGGCCCGGGCGACCTGGCCGTCGGCCGAACTCGACGCCGTGGCGAGGGGGTTCCCCAAGGGAGCACATCAGCCGGTGGTGCTGGGCCTGGCGGCACGTGCGGCGGGCCTGGAGGCCGTGGACGCGGCCTACTGCGCGGCGTACGAGAGCGTGAGCGGCCCGGCGAGCGCGACGGTCCGGTTGCTGAGCCTCGACCCCTTCGACGCCACGGCGGTCCTCGCCCGACTGGCACCGGAGTCGGACCGGGTGGCGTCCCAGGCGGTGGAGGCGGCGCGAAGGGTGCTGGCCGAGGGGACCGACGCACTGCCCTCGGCGTCGGCGCCGCTGCTGGAGATCGGAGCAGAGGCGCATGCGGCATGGCCGGTACGCCTGTTCGCCTCCTAG